Below is a window of Streptomyces spongiicola DNA.
AGATATCCCGCGCCACGCCTGGTGTGGATCATCGGGGTGCGTCCGGCGTCGATCTTGCGCCGCAGATAGGAGATGTAGAGCTCGACCACGTTGGCCTGCCCGCCGAAGTCGTACGACCACACCCGGTCCAGGATCTGGGCCTTGCTCAGCACCCGCCGGGGATTGCGCATCAGATAGCGCAGCAGCTCGAACTCCGTCGCCGTGAGGTGGATCGACGTGCCGTCGCGGGTCACCTCGTGGCTGTCCTCGTCGAGCGTCAGGTCACCGACGACCAGCAGCGACTCGTCGCGCGCGGCCGCCGCCCTCCCCGAGCGCCGGATGAGCCCGCGCAGCCGGGCCACGACCTCCTCCAGGCTGAACGGCTTGGTGACGTAGTCGTCACCGCCCGCGGTGAGACCGGCGATCCGGTCCTCGACGGCGTCCCTGGCCGTCAGGAACAGCACCGGCACGTCGGGGAGTTCGCGGCGCAGTCTGCCGAGGACCGTCAGCCCGTCCATGTCGGGCAGCATCACGTCGAGGATCACGGCGTCCGGCCGGAAAGCACGCGCCGCGCGCACGGCGCCCGCCCCGTCACCGGCGCTGCGCACCTCCCAGCCCTCGTAGCGCAGAGCCATCGACAGCAGCTCGGTGAGGGAGGACTCGTCGTCCACGACAAGCACCCGTACGGGGCTGCCGTCGGTCCTGCGCAGTTCGGTCCGTCCCCGGGACGTACTCGTCGTCATGCAGCCCACCCTGGACCGCGGCGGTAAGAAGGACCTTTCGCTTCCCTGTGAATTCGCTGAGAACCGTCACGGGACGGGAGACCCGAGAGCGTCACCGGACGGAAGACCCGAGGACCGTCACGGGACGGAGAACAGCGCGGCCGCGTTGCCGTGGCAGACCGCCCGCAGCCAGTCGTCGCCCATGTCCAGCCGCTCCAGTGCCCGAAGCTGGTGGAGATAGGGGTAGGGGATGTTGGGGAAGTCCGTCCCGAGCAGCACGCGGTCACCCAGGTCCGCCAGGCGTGCCCGCTCGGCCGCCGGGAACGGGCTGAGGCGCTCGCTGAAGTCGGTGAACGCCATCGTGGTGTCCAGGCGGACCTCCTCGTGGCGCTCGGCCAGGTCGAGGAAGTCCGTGTACTCGGGCATCCCCATGTGGGCGACGATCAGCGGCAGCCGGGGATGGCGGGCGAGGAGGCTCCCCACCGGTCCGGGCCCCGTGTGCTTGCCGGGCGCCGGCCCGGAACCGCAGTGCATCACGACCGGTACGCGCGCCTCGGCCAGCAGTCCCCAC
It encodes the following:
- a CDS encoding response regulator transcription factor; protein product: MTTSTSRGRTELRRTDGSPVRVLVVDDESSLTELLSMALRYEGWEVRSAGDGAGAVRAARAFRPDAVILDVMLPDMDGLTVLGRLRRELPDVPVLFLTARDAVEDRIAGLTAGGDDYVTKPFSLEEVVARLRGLIRRSGRAAAARDESLLVVGDLTLDEDSHEVTRDGTSIHLTATEFELLRYLMRNPRRVLSKAQILDRVWSYDFGGQANVVELYISYLRRKIDAGRTPMIHTRRGAGYLIKPGE